Proteins co-encoded in one Hyalangium ruber genomic window:
- a CDS encoding phage baseplate assembly protein V, with amino-acid sequence MSRVQGLPAVTIELGGAPLPLAELRDLSAVRVQQRLSLPTLCELTFVDPRGGVITQGVAPGTALRVSTTAQAEPLFSGEVTAVEYAHMAGGARAVRVRGYDVLHRLRKRQPVRAHVQVTLRDVAREVVSDLGLSVEASAPGPLWRHLVQHGQSDLDFLVELADRCGVYLVLRDGALRLVTLEGEGEPLPLLLGESLQEATVEVNGDPACRSVSAGGWDPLRARHHSARASHARQGRKVEVEAPPSLLGSPGERALVNELAEADAHAEAVAQAELDHRSAREVVLTALAEGDARLRPGTRVEVRGITPAISGRYVLTAVNHLLDTQRGFVSELSSAPPPRRARERASAATLGVVSRVDDPDGLGRVRATLPAYNDVETEWMQVLCLGAGSGKGLVMLPDVGDQVLLVLADGDPARGMVMGGFFGESAPSDTGVEGGSVRRYTARTPGGHLLRLDDAGKSLRVEDGAGSYLELTPSKVRLHATAPLDIEAPGQPVVIRGQSIDFRRG; translated from the coding sequence ATGAGCCGCGTCCAGGGACTGCCCGCGGTGACCATCGAGCTGGGCGGCGCGCCGCTGCCCCTCGCGGAGCTGCGGGACCTGAGCGCCGTGCGGGTGCAGCAGCGGCTCTCCCTGCCCACCCTGTGCGAGCTGACCTTCGTGGATCCACGCGGTGGTGTCATCACCCAGGGCGTGGCGCCGGGAACTGCGTTGCGCGTCTCCACCACGGCTCAGGCGGAGCCGCTCTTCTCCGGCGAGGTGACGGCGGTGGAATACGCCCACATGGCTGGAGGCGCGCGCGCAGTGCGCGTGCGCGGCTACGACGTGCTCCACCGACTGCGCAAGCGCCAGCCGGTGCGGGCGCACGTGCAGGTGACGCTGCGGGATGTGGCCCGGGAGGTGGTGTCGGACCTGGGGCTGTCCGTTGAGGCCTCGGCACCTGGGCCGCTCTGGAGACACCTGGTGCAGCACGGGCAGTCGGACCTCGACTTCCTGGTGGAGCTGGCGGACCGCTGTGGCGTGTACCTGGTGCTCCGAGACGGCGCGCTGAGGCTGGTGACCCTGGAGGGCGAGGGCGAGCCGTTGCCGCTGCTGCTCGGCGAGTCGCTCCAGGAAGCCACCGTGGAGGTGAACGGAGATCCCGCGTGTCGCTCGGTCTCGGCGGGAGGGTGGGATCCGCTCCGGGCGCGGCATCACTCCGCCCGCGCCTCTCACGCCCGGCAGGGCCGCAAGGTGGAGGTGGAAGCGCCTCCCTCGCTCTTGGGGAGCCCCGGTGAGCGCGCCCTCGTCAACGAGCTGGCGGAGGCGGATGCCCACGCCGAGGCCGTCGCCCAGGCGGAGCTGGACCACCGCAGCGCCCGAGAGGTGGTGCTGACGGCGCTGGCGGAGGGTGACGCGCGGCTGCGCCCGGGAACGCGGGTAGAGGTTCGCGGCATCACCCCCGCCATTTCCGGCCGTTACGTGCTCACCGCCGTGAACCACTTGCTGGACACCCAGCGCGGCTTCGTCTCGGAGCTGTCCTCGGCCCCGCCTCCCCGCCGGGCCCGGGAGCGTGCCTCGGCCGCGACCCTGGGCGTGGTGAGCCGCGTGGATGATCCGGACGGACTGGGCCGGGTGCGCGCCACGCTGCCGGCCTACAACGACGTGGAGACGGAGTGGATGCAGGTGCTCTGCCTCGGGGCGGGCTCGGGCAAGGGGCTGGTGATGTTGCCGGACGTGGGCGATCAGGTGCTGCTCGTCCTGGCGGACGGAGACCCCGCGCGGGGCATGGTGATGGGGGGCTTCTTCGGCGAGAGCGCTCCCTCGGACACGGGCGTCGAGGGCGGCTCGGTGCGTCGCTACACGGCGCGGACTCCGGGAGGACACCTGCTGCGGCTGGACGATGCGGGCAAGTCGCTCCGGGTGGAGGACGGGGCGGGCAGCTACCTCGAGCTGACGCCCTCCAAGGTGCGCCTCCACGCCACGGCGCCTCTGGACATCGAGGCGCCGGGACAGCCAGTCGTCATTCGCGGGCAATCCATCGACTTCCGGAGAGGGTGA
- a CDS encoding CBS domain-containing protein, with protein sequence MTDAIEKFMTRSVHTIGTKSPLTEAHRMMNDHAIRHLPVLEGGRLVGMLSQRDLHLIETLKDVDPKEVLVEEAMSQDAYTVLPEVSLEEVAREMALHKYGSAVIARSREVLGIFTTTDALRALSTVLSTPRKAVARKVSKPAARGTKTKAPTQRTAAKARKGSGQSARRSRR encoded by the coding sequence ATGACCGACGCCATCGAGAAGTTCATGACCCGCTCCGTCCACACCATCGGGACGAAGAGCCCGCTCACCGAAGCCCACCGGATGATGAACGACCACGCCATCCGCCACCTCCCGGTGCTCGAGGGAGGACGCCTCGTGGGGATGCTGTCCCAGCGGGACCTGCACCTCATCGAGACGCTCAAGGACGTGGACCCCAAGGAGGTTCTCGTCGAGGAGGCCATGTCCCAGGACGCCTACACCGTCCTCCCAGAGGTGTCGCTGGAGGAGGTGGCACGGGAGATGGCGCTCCACAAGTACGGCTCGGCCGTCATCGCTCGCAGCAGGGAAGTCCTAGGCATCTTCACCACCACGGACGCGCTTCGGGCCCTGAGCACCGTGCTCTCCACGCCCAGGAAGGCGGTCGCTCGCAAGGTCTCGAAGCCCGCCGCCCGCGGGACCAAGACGAAGGCACCGACCCAGCGGACCGCCGCCAAGGCCCGGAAGGGCTCGGGACAGTCGGCTCGGCGCTCCCGACGCTGA
- a CDS encoding autotransporter outer membrane beta-barrel domain-containing protein, translating to MIRRLATPLSRHGTALAWMLVLGSGAKSLAQTSETSTSDGETPQVEATPSEAPSGGLRLGAMLDVGAPDGVGVSAVVRPIEWLRLNAGLTTNTLSVGVRGGISLVPLSTFIAPSLNADVGHYFDANYNELVDRLGGIPLRTQVPIDEVGFNYVGASVGLEIGKPERFSFFLRAGLTHGSLTIDDAEALLQDVTGDPDLTAKPLTIRFTSPSIKLGFLLYFF from the coding sequence ATGATCAGACGTTTAGCCACCCCTCTGTCCCGCCATGGCACCGCGCTGGCCTGGATGCTGGTGCTGGGCTCGGGCGCGAAGTCCCTGGCACAGACCTCGGAGACCTCCACCTCGGACGGGGAGACGCCTCAGGTCGAGGCCACTCCGAGCGAGGCACCTTCCGGAGGCCTTCGACTCGGAGCGATGCTGGATGTGGGCGCGCCGGATGGCGTGGGCGTCTCCGCGGTGGTGCGTCCCATCGAGTGGCTGCGGCTCAACGCCGGGCTCACGACGAACACCCTGAGCGTCGGTGTGCGCGGAGGCATCAGCCTGGTGCCGCTGTCCACCTTCATCGCACCGTCGCTCAACGCGGACGTCGGCCATTACTTCGACGCCAACTACAACGAGCTCGTGGACAGGCTGGGCGGCATTCCCCTGCGGACCCAGGTGCCCATCGACGAGGTCGGCTTCAACTACGTGGGGGCCAGCGTGGGGCTGGAGATCGGCAAGCCGGAGCGCTTCTCCTTCTTCCTGCGCGCCGGCCTCACCCACGGCTCGCTGACCATCGATGACGCGGAGGCCCTGCTGCAGGACGTGACGGGAGATCCCGACCTCACCGCCAAGCCGCTGACCATCCGCTTCACCAGCCCGTCCATCAAGCTGGGCTTCCTCCTCTACTTCTTCTGA
- a CDS encoding phage tail protein: protein MAEAKAPEAPPPEQDPGAQPGAQVDPFRAYNFKLLIDGVNEGHFTQFDGLHAKVEVIPYREGGGGTVVRKLAGPLRLGEVTLRYGLTRSSDLWTWFQASVSGQPQRKNVSVLMLAMDGVTEVLRWNLLEAWPSEWHGAPLDALGQLVAIESLVITFESFNRG, encoded by the coding sequence ATGGCTGAGGCCAAGGCACCCGAGGCGCCACCGCCCGAGCAGGATCCCGGCGCACAGCCGGGCGCGCAGGTGGATCCGTTTCGCGCCTACAACTTCAAGCTGCTCATCGACGGGGTGAACGAGGGGCACTTCACCCAGTTCGACGGGCTGCACGCGAAGGTGGAGGTCATCCCCTACCGAGAGGGAGGGGGCGGCACGGTGGTGCGCAAGCTGGCGGGCCCGCTGCGGTTGGGCGAGGTGACGCTGCGCTATGGGCTCACCCGCTCGTCGGACCTGTGGACGTGGTTCCAGGCCTCGGTCAGCGGGCAGCCGCAGCGCAAGAACGTGTCGGTGCTGATGCTCGCCATGGACGGCGTGACGGAGGTGCTGCGCTGGAACCTGCTGGAGGCCTGGCCGTCGGAATGGCACGGCGCTCCCCTCGATGCGCTCGGGCAGCTGGTGGCCATCGAGTCCCTCGTCATCACCTTCGAGTCCTTCAACCGTGGCTGA
- a CDS encoding putative baseplate assembly protein yields MTSLPSPHLDDRTFQQLVDEARTRLVQACPEWTDLSPHDPGMVLLEAFAHLTETMLYRLNRLPEKAYVEFLRLLGVRLQPPAAASVALIFSVSRPAERPVDIPRGTRVTLSRADAGAEPVVFLTADAARILPGQSEVEALAYHCEQVDAELVGQGTGQPGLSVRARRPPIVAPTGDSLDLVVGVEAEPSELDGRAPARKHEGRTYRIWREVEDFAYLPPNEPAYVVDRMTGTITFAPSARMSTEQGTLGEAKALAAIPATGRAIRLWYRRGGGAAGNVAANALEVLKDPIPGVKVSNPRPAVGGRPAETVENALVRGPQELHSLRRAVTAEDFELLALRASGAVARAKAITLAQIWEHAPAGTVEVLLVPHLPPEVQGRYGEGVTVERLREHETEEARARIQRELEERKPLGTEIRVTYARNKVMSVVARVVAHRAEDTGALRERLLERLYRTLTPLPSPLRPGGWRFGHALRASHVYDILLSEPGVSYVDRVRLRVEEVPREVRTLAADNFQPDTFYAGGDTTLFRSVNAGDGWEPAGRFPGEQVEVVEAHPARAGLVAVAARLVGDTQQRSRVHVSWDCGETWDKSTHTVDTVEDLAWTMREGIPVLLIATRVGLFELAMRPGATPLQVLVDPSNQDLGFFAVCTALNVRGGVSVAVAGMGQTGVFLSSGGGSSGTFRHIGLRGQDVRVLEVQRDGPRAFLWAGLAAASGSDPGKGCVSRELLGSADPPDGWRAYDKGWDGGSCLALAFSGATVYAGSHRVGVLWQDASRPNATWQRPDVGSGLPLREAERLFQPVYALAALPQGAPLLAGGPSGVFRRPQGSERYEPVSTREFTEKVTLPPTWLLCSGSHELEVVTDDEER; encoded by the coding sequence ATGACCTCGCTCCCGTCCCCACACCTGGATGACCGGACCTTCCAGCAGCTCGTCGATGAGGCGCGCACGCGCCTGGTGCAGGCGTGCCCGGAGTGGACCGATCTGAGCCCGCATGATCCGGGCATGGTGCTGCTGGAGGCCTTCGCGCACCTGACGGAGACGATGCTCTACCGGCTCAACCGGCTGCCGGAGAAGGCGTACGTGGAGTTCCTCCGGCTCCTGGGAGTGCGCCTCCAGCCGCCAGCGGCCGCCTCCGTGGCGTTGATCTTCAGCGTGAGCCGTCCGGCCGAGCGCCCGGTGGACATTCCCCGGGGCACGCGCGTCACCCTGTCCCGCGCGGACGCGGGTGCCGAGCCGGTGGTCTTCCTCACGGCGGACGCGGCGCGCATCCTCCCGGGACAGAGCGAGGTGGAGGCCTTGGCCTACCACTGCGAGCAGGTGGACGCGGAGCTGGTAGGCCAGGGCACCGGCCAGCCGGGTCTCTCGGTGCGCGCGCGCCGGCCACCCATCGTTGCTCCCACAGGCGACTCGCTCGACCTGGTGGTGGGCGTGGAGGCAGAGCCCTCCGAGCTCGATGGCCGGGCCCCGGCGCGCAAGCACGAGGGGCGCACCTATCGCATCTGGCGCGAGGTGGAGGACTTCGCCTACCTGCCTCCGAACGAGCCCGCCTACGTGGTGGACCGGATGACGGGCACCATCACCTTCGCGCCCTCGGCGCGGATGTCCACCGAGCAGGGCACCCTGGGCGAGGCGAAAGCCCTGGCGGCCATTCCTGCCACAGGGCGCGCCATCCGCCTCTGGTACCGCCGAGGCGGAGGTGCGGCGGGAAACGTGGCGGCGAACGCGCTGGAGGTCCTCAAGGATCCCATCCCTGGCGTGAAGGTGAGCAACCCCCGGCCCGCAGTGGGCGGGCGCCCGGCGGAGACGGTGGAGAACGCGCTGGTGCGCGGACCCCAGGAGCTGCACTCGCTGCGGCGGGCCGTTACGGCGGAGGACTTCGAGCTGCTGGCGCTGCGAGCCTCGGGAGCGGTGGCGCGCGCCAAGGCCATCACCCTGGCGCAGATCTGGGAACACGCCCCGGCGGGGACGGTGGAGGTGCTGCTGGTGCCGCACCTGCCCCCGGAAGTGCAGGGCCGCTACGGCGAGGGCGTGACGGTGGAGCGGCTGCGCGAGCACGAGACGGAGGAAGCGCGCGCGCGCATCCAGCGGGAGCTGGAGGAGCGCAAGCCCCTGGGCACGGAGATCCGGGTGACGTATGCGCGCAACAAGGTCATGAGCGTGGTGGCGCGCGTGGTGGCGCACCGGGCGGAGGACACGGGGGCGCTGCGCGAGCGCCTCCTGGAGCGGCTCTACCGCACCCTCACGCCGCTGCCCTCGCCGCTGCGGCCCGGAGGGTGGCGCTTCGGCCATGCGCTCCGGGCTTCGCACGTCTACGACATCCTCCTGTCCGAGCCGGGGGTGAGCTACGTGGACCGGGTCCGGCTGCGCGTGGAAGAGGTGCCGCGCGAGGTGCGCACCCTGGCGGCGGACAACTTCCAGCCGGACACCTTCTATGCGGGTGGAGACACGACGCTCTTCCGCTCCGTCAACGCGGGAGACGGCTGGGAGCCCGCGGGCCGCTTCCCCGGAGAGCAGGTAGAGGTGGTGGAGGCGCACCCGGCGCGCGCAGGGCTGGTGGCAGTGGCGGCGCGGCTGGTAGGCGATACGCAGCAACGCTCACGCGTCCATGTCTCCTGGGACTGCGGGGAGACGTGGGACAAGTCCACCCACACCGTGGACACGGTGGAGGACCTCGCGTGGACGATGCGCGAGGGCATTCCAGTGCTGCTCATCGCCACGCGCGTGGGCCTCTTCGAGCTGGCGATGCGGCCCGGTGCCACGCCGCTGCAGGTGCTGGTGGACCCCAGCAACCAGGACCTGGGCTTCTTCGCCGTGTGTACCGCCCTGAACGTGCGCGGCGGGGTGAGCGTGGCGGTGGCGGGGATGGGGCAGACGGGAGTCTTCCTCTCCAGTGGCGGAGGCAGCAGCGGCACCTTCCGGCACATCGGGCTGCGCGGGCAGGACGTGCGCGTGCTGGAGGTGCAGCGCGACGGGCCCCGCGCCTTCCTCTGGGCAGGGCTGGCGGCGGCGAGCGGCTCGGATCCGGGCAAGGGCTGCGTGAGCCGAGAGCTCCTGGGGAGCGCGGATCCACCGGACGGCTGGCGCGCCTATGACAAGGGCTGGGACGGAGGAAGCTGTCTGGCGCTCGCATTCTCCGGCGCCACCGTTTACGCCGGCTCGCACCGCGTGGGGGTGTTGTGGCAGGACGCGAGTCGCCCCAACGCCACCTGGCAGCGGCCGGACGTGGGCAGCGGCCTGCCCCTGCGCGAGGCCGAGCGCCTCTTCCAACCCGTGTACGCGCTGGCCGCTCTGCCACAGGGCGCGCCGCTGCTGGCGGGAGGCCCGAGCGGCGTCTTCCGTCGGCCCCAGGGCAGCGAGCGCTACGAGCCCGTCTCCACGCGCGAGTTCACCGAGAAGGTGACGCTGCCGCCCACCTGGCTCCTGTGCTCCGGCTCCCACGAGCTGGAGGTGGTGACGGACGATGAAGAGCGCTGA
- a CDS encoding GPW/gp25 family protein has translation MSAPRYRAWRFLHPDLDMGEEHPGLRLAPTGAIDMVEEHAAIRQAVLLLLTTLPGERVMRPEYGCDLHRLTFSPNDETTAGLAIYYVRRALERWEPRIQLLQVEAGRNPEDAFRLDVTLEYRVRATGRGDRFLYALTLTGGPG, from the coding sequence ATGAGCGCGCCCCGCTATCGTGCCTGGCGGTTCCTGCACCCGGACCTCGACATGGGCGAGGAGCATCCGGGCCTGCGCCTCGCACCCACGGGCGCCATCGACATGGTGGAGGAGCACGCCGCCATCCGCCAGGCCGTGCTGCTCCTGCTGACCACGCTGCCGGGCGAGCGGGTGATGCGTCCGGAGTACGGCTGCGACCTGCACCGGCTGACCTTCTCTCCCAACGACGAAACCACCGCGGGGCTCGCCATCTATTACGTACGTCGCGCGCTGGAGCGCTGGGAGCCGCGAATCCAACTGCTCCAGGTCGAAGCCGGCCGGAACCCCGAGGATGCGTTCCGGCTGGACGTCACCCTGGAGTACCGGGTGCGCGCCACGGGGCGGGGAGATCGCTTCCTCTACGCGCTGACGCTCACGGGAGGCCCCGGATGA
- a CDS encoding carboxypeptidase-like regulatory domain-containing protein, producing the protein MIDQVDQRLKAWVGRVVGDMPVSLATPDRSSLEEGVSLYLLELGALPPARTGRRVPLQFSVCYLITVGAQTPERAHHLLGELVFSALEIADFEVELSPVPLELWATLGVPPRPAFRVRVPVRRERAEPNVQRVRFPLVLRSASPEELRGRVVGPGDVPIPGALVELPSLKLGTRTDARGYFHFPLVPPVESLGGLEVRAKGEVLHVGAEALTPNQEPLVIRLPLKEG; encoded by the coding sequence ATGATCGACCAGGTCGACCAGCGCCTGAAGGCATGGGTAGGGCGCGTGGTGGGAGACATGCCCGTCTCGCTCGCGACTCCGGATCGAAGCTCCCTGGAGGAGGGCGTGAGCCTCTACCTGCTCGAGCTGGGCGCCTTGCCTCCCGCGCGCACGGGGCGCCGCGTGCCGCTGCAGTTCTCCGTCTGCTACCTCATCACCGTGGGGGCGCAGACGCCGGAGCGCGCCCACCACCTGCTGGGTGAGCTCGTCTTCTCGGCGCTGGAGATCGCTGACTTCGAGGTGGAGCTCTCGCCGGTCCCGCTGGAGCTGTGGGCCACGCTGGGTGTGCCCCCGCGCCCCGCCTTCCGGGTGCGCGTGCCGGTGCGCCGCGAGCGCGCCGAGCCGAACGTCCAGCGCGTGCGCTTCCCGCTCGTCCTCCGATCGGCCAGCCCCGAGGAGCTGCGAGGCCGCGTGGTGGGGCCTGGAGACGTGCCCATCCCGGGCGCGCTGGTGGAGCTGCCGTCGCTGAAGCTGGGCACGCGCACGGACGCGCGGGGCTACTTCCACTTCCCGCTCGTGCCGCCCGTGGAGTCCCTCGGGGGCCTGGAGGTGCGGGCCAAGGGCGAGGTGCTCCACGTGGGCGCCGAGGCGCTGACTCCCAATCAAGAGCCGCTGGTGATCCGTCTGCCGCTGAAGGAGGGGTGA
- a CDS encoding DUF892 family protein has translation MKKLAEKNPEKLVDLLHERLTFERTSVKLYDRILRQMEASEDPQVRGMLDTMQAYRDEEAEHQAWLEEQIQALGGDANGESEMSRLVAQEARGIEQVILREDVALQHLFHALMAAELVDNAGWDLLAALAEEADDDDALDSFTLRQAEEEDHLEYLRQTMSRYAESQVLGGRLQLPTEP, from the coding sequence ATGAAGAAGCTGGCGGAGAAGAACCCGGAGAAGCTGGTGGATCTGCTCCATGAGCGGCTCACCTTCGAGCGCACCAGCGTGAAGCTCTACGACCGCATCCTGCGGCAGATGGAGGCCTCGGAGGACCCGCAGGTCCGAGGGATGTTGGACACCATGCAGGCCTACCGGGACGAGGAGGCCGAGCACCAGGCGTGGCTGGAGGAGCAGATCCAGGCGCTGGGCGGGGACGCCAACGGCGAGTCGGAGATGTCGCGGCTGGTGGCGCAGGAGGCGCGTGGCATCGAGCAGGTCATCCTCCGGGAGGATGTGGCGCTGCAGCACCTGTTCCACGCGCTGATGGCGGCGGAGCTGGTGGACAACGCGGGGTGGGACCTGCTGGCGGCGCTGGCGGAGGAGGCGGACGACGACGACGCGCTGGACAGCTTCACGCTGCGCCAGGCGGAGGAGGAGGACCACCTGGAGTACCTGCGCCAGACGATGTCGCGGTACGCGGAGAGCCAGGTGCTCGGTGGGCGCCTGCAGCTTCCCACCGAGCCGTAG
- a CDS encoding phage tail sheath family protein has product MPNYLTPGIYVEEVSTGSRSIQGVGTTTAAFVGRAPLADARLHEAVAINGWPQFLKEFTRPDLPGTDLSRAVYGFFLNGGRRCFVINIGDSPRITGGTRRREGLAVLEEVSEVAMVAAPGFSDPGAHDALISHAEKMKDRIAILDSPEDVEDIAQLTRVGLLESPGKPPAAAPEGPAKGLRPRMSDNGFGAFYFPWITVEDPMTGERVNAPPSGHMAGIYARTDVTRGVHKAPANEVVFGAGNLVRHITPDEQAELNSNGVNCIRYFPNRGIRVWGARTVAGGDSEWRYVNVRRLFNFVEESIALGTGWTVFEPNAPTLWGNIHRDVYSFLLRLWRDGALLGRTPEQAFFVQCDEQTNPPEIIDAGQVVTLIGLAPVKPAEFIIFRIGQHAGGAEVEEVKNG; this is encoded by the coding sequence GTGCCGAACTACCTGACGCCCGGTATCTACGTGGAGGAGGTCTCCACCGGGTCACGCTCCATCCAAGGAGTGGGGACGACGACGGCGGCCTTCGTGGGCCGAGCGCCGCTGGCGGACGCGCGCCTGCACGAGGCGGTGGCCATCAACGGCTGGCCCCAGTTCCTCAAGGAGTTCACGCGGCCGGACCTGCCGGGCACGGACCTGTCTCGCGCCGTGTACGGCTTCTTCCTCAACGGTGGGCGGCGCTGCTTCGTCATCAACATCGGCGACAGCCCGCGAATCACCGGCGGCACGCGCCGGCGCGAGGGGCTGGCGGTGCTCGAGGAGGTGAGCGAGGTGGCCATGGTGGCGGCCCCGGGCTTCTCCGATCCCGGAGCGCACGATGCGCTGATCTCGCACGCGGAGAAGATGAAGGACCGCATCGCCATCCTGGATTCGCCCGAGGACGTGGAGGACATCGCCCAGCTCACGCGGGTGGGGTTGCTGGAGTCGCCAGGGAAGCCTCCCGCCGCGGCGCCGGAGGGACCCGCCAAGGGGCTGCGCCCGCGCATGTCGGACAACGGCTTCGGAGCGTTCTACTTCCCGTGGATCACCGTGGAGGATCCAATGACGGGGGAGCGGGTGAACGCGCCGCCCTCCGGACACATGGCGGGCATCTACGCGCGCACGGACGTGACGCGCGGGGTCCACAAGGCGCCGGCCAACGAGGTGGTGTTCGGCGCGGGCAACCTGGTGCGCCACATCACCCCGGATGAGCAGGCGGAGCTCAACTCGAACGGCGTGAACTGCATTCGCTACTTCCCCAACCGGGGCATCCGCGTGTGGGGCGCGCGCACGGTGGCGGGGGGCGACAGCGAGTGGCGCTACGTGAACGTGCGGCGCCTGTTCAACTTCGTGGAGGAGTCCATCGCCCTGGGCACGGGCTGGACGGTGTTCGAGCCGAACGCGCCGACGCTGTGGGGCAACATCCACCGGGACGTGTACTCGTTCCTGCTGCGGCTGTGGCGCGACGGGGCGCTGCTGGGCCGCACCCCGGAGCAGGCCTTCTTCGTGCAGTGCGACGAGCAGACCAACCCGCCGGAGATCATCGACGCGGGGCAGGTGGTGACGCTGATCGGCCTGGCACCGGTGAAGCCGGCCGAGTTCATCATCTTCCGCATCGGCCAGCACGCCGGGGGCGCGGAAGTGGAGGAGGTGAAGAATGGCTGA
- a CDS encoding lytic transglycosylase domain-containing protein, giving the protein MRKRSRGGWRLPGWVRLGLCALTPLVLLNLAIAFFGGTRVFPLSFSFLEQKVEALGAYARHRPACLLSGHAPLEPLIAEAERRHRLPSGLLQALVQVESETRVHRISPAGAMGPGQLMPGTARMMGVEDPFEPQAAIDGSARYLAAQLARFDDVRLAVAAYNAGPGAVNGAVPRNGETEFYVAKVLSAYARLRPPPPKPAPSPAVSQASASRGGQGSRSASRRPAPTTSR; this is encoded by the coding sequence GTGCGCAAGCGGAGCCGGGGTGGGTGGCGATTGCCGGGGTGGGTGAGGCTGGGGCTGTGCGCCCTTACGCCGCTGGTGCTGCTCAACCTGGCCATCGCCTTCTTCGGTGGCACCCGGGTGTTCCCCCTCTCCTTCTCCTTCCTGGAGCAGAAGGTGGAGGCGCTCGGGGCGTATGCCCGTCACCGGCCGGCGTGCCTGCTGAGCGGACACGCGCCGCTCGAGCCCCTCATCGCCGAGGCCGAGCGCCGCCACCGCCTGCCTTCGGGCCTGCTCCAGGCGCTCGTGCAGGTGGAGTCCGAGACGCGGGTCCACCGCATCTCTCCCGCGGGGGCCATGGGGCCTGGCCAGCTCATGCCCGGCACCGCGCGGATGATGGGCGTGGAGGATCCCTTCGAGCCCCAGGCCGCCATCGACGGCAGCGCGCGCTACCTCGCCGCGCAGCTCGCGCGCTTCGATGACGTCCGCCTGGCGGTGGCCGCCTACAACGCGGGGCCGGGCGCGGTGAACGGCGCGGTGCCGCGCAACGGGGAGACGGAGTTCTACGTGGCCAAGGTGCTGAGCGCCTACGCGCGCCTGCGCCCTCCGCCCCCGAAGCCCGCGCCTTCACCTGCGGTGAGCCAGGCCTCGGCCTCGCGCGGGGGCCAGGGCTCACGCAGCGCGTCACGCCGCCCGGCGCCCACGACGTCGCGGTAG
- a CDS encoding TetR/AcrR family transcriptional regulator, with translation MKALGEAGLRLFVTRGLEGVTVDDITQAAGVAKGTFYRYFEDQTALVGMLLEPVRRELLDGLEACGRALSGARDVETMFEAYRAMAAIIASALLQYPDVVRLYLQECRGPAVGARVKVVELARLISRHAVDITEKSHTHGLLRPIRPAVSGLAVVGAVERLLLAVLSEEDIGNPLELPDALTTLVLDGLRLPLAESPARRKMDGKPNRP, from the coding sequence ATGAAGGCCCTGGGCGAGGCGGGTCTGCGCTTGTTCGTCACACGGGGCCTGGAGGGGGTCACCGTGGACGACATCACCCAGGCGGCCGGAGTGGCCAAGGGCACCTTCTATCGGTACTTCGAGGACCAGACGGCCTTGGTGGGCATGCTGCTGGAGCCGGTGCGCCGCGAGCTGCTCGACGGGCTGGAGGCGTGCGGCCGGGCCCTCTCTGGGGCGCGTGACGTGGAGACGATGTTCGAGGCGTACCGGGCGATGGCGGCCATCATCGCCAGCGCGCTGCTCCAGTACCCGGATGTGGTGCGGCTCTACCTGCAGGAGTGCCGGGGGCCCGCCGTGGGGGCGCGGGTGAAGGTGGTGGAGCTCGCCCGGCTCATCTCCCGTCACGCGGTGGACATTACGGAGAAGTCCCACACCCACGGGCTGCTGCGCCCCATCCGCCCGGCGGTGAGCGGGCTCGCGGTGGTGGGCGCGGTGGAGCGGCTGCTCCTGGCGGTGCTGAGCGAGGAGGACATCGGCAATCCGCTGGAGCTGCCCGACGCGCTCACCACGCTGGTGTTGGACGGACTGCGGCTGCCACTTGCCGAGTCGCCCGCGCGCCGGAAGATGGACGGCAAGCCGAACCGCCCTTAA